The Streptomyces sp. NBC_00459 DNA segment GCGCAGCGCTGGACCTCATCTGGCGGCGGCCGGCTGGAGGATCGTCTGCACGAGCACTTTGCTGCAAGAGCCCTGGGTCGTGAGTGGTTCGATTTCCGGGATCCTGCAGATCCCGTCCAGATGATTGCCCAAGCAGCGCATGACGGTCCGCGCTGCGTCCGCGGGCCTGTGTCATTCGTCTCCCACCCCGAGCGGTCGGAATCACCGGGTGGTGTCAGCCCGGTGCCGCGCCGCCTTCGCTCCACCGTATGTTCGATCGCCCGGCTTCGTTCCGGTCAGCTCCTCCGCGCGCCGAGCACGCAGAACTCGTTGCCCTCCGGGTCCTGGAGAGTGGTCCAGGACTGCTCTCCCTGGCCGATGTCCACGTGGCGCGCCCCGAGGGCCAGCAGGCGGTCGACCTCCGCCCGGTGGTCGTCGGGCCGGAAGTCGAGGTGCAGCCTGTTCTTGACGGACTTCGCCTCCGGGACCCGTACGAAGAGCAGCCCCGGCACCTGATCCGGCGTCGGACGGATCTCGTACTCCTCGGGGGAGTCGTCGACGACCGCCCAGCCGAGAGCCTCCGCCCACCAGCGCCCCAGTGCGGCCGGATCAGCCGCGTCCACGATCACTTGTTCCCACTGCAAGGTCATGGGTACACGGTAGTGAACACTGGGCCCGGTATGCATGATCACGACCCGGAGGGAACCGTATGACTCGCCCGATCACGGCAGGGGTGGACGGAACGTCCGAGAGCCACGCGGCGCTGGCCTGGGCGGCCCGCGAGGCGGTACGGCGTGGCCTCGCGCTGCGTGTGGTGCATGCCTGGCAGCTGGTGCCGGACCAGGCGTTCGGGGCCGGGACCCGTGAGACCCACGACCAGTGGGTGCGGGACGGTGTGGACGAGGCCGCGCGGAGCGTCGCCGAACGCCATCCGGAGCTGGACCTGACCGTCGACGTGGTCGAGGGCAACGCGGCGCACGCGCTCGCCGGGGCCGCGGCGCAGGCCGAGATGCTGGTGCTCGGCTCACGTGGGCACGGGGCCGTCGTGGGGTTCCTGCTCGGCTCGGTCGGGCAGCACGTGATCGCCGAGTCCGAGCGGCCCGTCGTCCTCGTCCGCGCGGAGGACCGCGCCTCCGACGAGGCCGCCGGGCGTGAGGTCGTCGTGGGGCAGCAGGGCGACCCGGAGGAGAGCGGGCCGGCCCTGCGGTTCGCGTTCGAGGCCGCGGCGGCTCGTGGCGCGATCGTTCGCGTCGTACGGGCCTGGAGCCTGCCGCCGGTGTTCGCGTACAGCCCGGGTTCGCTGAAGCTCCTCGACGAGGCCGGGGGCATGGAACCGTACGAGAAGAACGCGCTCGCCGCCGCCCTGGAACCGTGGCGTGAGCGCTTCCCCGAGGTGGCGGTCACCCAGCACGTGGAGATGGGCAGCGCGGGGGAGGTGCTGCTCTCCGTGGCCTCCCGGGCGCAGCTCCTGGTCGTCGGGCGGCGCGCCCACCGCTCGGCCGTGGGCGCGCGGATCGGCTCGGTCGCCCACGGCGTACTGCACCACGCGCACTGCCCGGTGGCCGTCGTCCCGCACGAGTGACTCAGACGGGCGGCGCCGCTGTCTCCTCGTCCGTCGGCAGCGGCAGCGCCTGGCGGGCCTTGGGCAGGATGTTGACGATGTAGTCCTTGACCGCCGTGTCCAGGCCGATGTCGTGCTGCGCCCGCTCGGAGAGGAACCAGCGGTGCTCCAGGAGCTGGTGGTAGATCTCGGCGGGATCCACGTTCCCGCGCAGTTCGCGGGGCACCTCCCGCACGGTCGGCCGGAACACCTCCCGCACCCAGCGGTGCGCGAGCACCTCCGGGCTGGCGCCGAGGGGATCGCCCGGCTCGTAGTCGTCCTGGGTGGCCATCCAGCTCTCCAGGTCGCCGAGGAGGCGCCGCGCCTGGTTCTCCTCGGTGTCGAGCCCGGTCAGCCGCAGCAGCTGCCGCTGATGGTGGCCGGCGTCGACGACCTTCGGTACGAAGGTCACCGTGTCGCCGTTCGAGGAGTGCTCGATCTGCATCTCGGCCACGTCGAAACCGAGCTCGTTGAGACGCCGGATGCGGCGCTCGATGTAGTGGTACTTGCCCGCCGGATAGACGGAGGTGCGGGTCAGCTCCTGCCACAGCCGCTGGTAGCGGGCGCAGATCTCCATACCGAACTCGATCGGGTCCACGGAGGGGTGCAGCGCCCCGGACGCCTCCAGGTCCAGCAGCTCCCCGCTGATGTTGACGCGGGCGAGGTCCAGGTCGTACTCGCGCTGGCCGTCGCTGAGCTGCGGATGCAGATCGCCCGTCTCGGCGTCGACCAGGTAGGCGGCGTACGCGCCCGCGTCACGCCGGAAGAGGGTGTTGGACAGGGAGCAGTCGCCCCAGGCGAACCCGGCGAGGTGGAGCCGGACCAGCAGGACGGCCAGCGCGTCCATCAGCCGGTGCATGGTGGCCGGGCGCATCGTGGTCTCGAACATCGAGCGGTACGGCATGGAGCCGCCGAGGTGCCGGGTGATCAGCACCGGCTCCAGGTGGCCGCCCTCCTCGGTGGCGCGGCCGGTGACCACGGCCAGGGGGTCGACGGCCGGGATGCCGAGCCGGTCCAGGTCCCGCAGCAGCTCGTACTCGCGCAGGGCGGGGCGTTCCGCCAGCTCCTTGACGGCGATCACCTCGTCGCCGGCGCGCGCGTAGCGCACGACGTGCCGGGAGATACCGCGCGGCAGCGGCACGAGGTAGCGGTCGGGCCACTCCTCCAGGGGGAGGTGCCACGGCAGTTCGAGCAGGAGTGCCGGGTGCTCGGGATTGGTGGCGCTGATCTGCAATGCCATGGGTCGACCGTTCTCGTTCCGCTGGTGATCGTCACCTCACTGTAGAGCGCCGCCTCAAAGCGCCCGCTCCCGCGCCTGCCGGGCCGCCTCCCGCACGCTGCCGCGGTGCACGGGCCCATGGCCGGGCAGTACGACGTCGGCCGCGAGCTTTTCGAGCAGGTCCAGGGAGGCGACCGCACGCTCGCGCTCGCGGTGGAACATGTCGGGCAGCAGCTGGGGGCCCTTGAGCCGGGAGGTCGGGTGCCCGCTTACCAGGGCGTCGCCGGAGACCACGACTCCGGCGTCCGGGAGGTGGAAGGCGCAGTGCCCGTCGGTGTGCCCGGGGGTGTGGACGGGGACGGGGCCGCCCGGCAGGTCGAGTGCCTCCGGGAACGGCTGCGGCTCGGCGACCGGCACCTGCGCGGTGCCGCCGGAGCGGATCGCGTGCACCGCCCAGGGGAGTACCCCCGGCCGCCACCCGTTCTTCAGCACCTCGCCGACGCTCACCTGATGCAGGAAGTCCCGGCGCGCGTGCGGTACTTCGGCCTCGTGGGTGAACACCGGCGTGCCGTACGTGGAACGCAGGTGCTCGGCCGAGCCGATGTGGTCGTTGTGGGCGTGCGTGACGAGTATCGCCGCGACCGCCTCCGGTGAACTGCCCACCTGCGCGAGCGAGTCGAGGACCAGCTGCCGATCGCCCGGGTATCCGGTGTCGATCAGGGTGGCGGCGCCCCCCTCGGTGAGGATCACCCAGTTGGTGTTGCTTCCGTGTACGAGGTAAATGCCATCGGCGACTTGCTGGACGTCTGCCCGCATGATCTTCCCGTTCTGCAGTTCGCTGCCGGATGACGCACAGCAAATCAGACGGCGGGGGAGTGGATCACGACGGGGCACACAGCCCGGTGCCTCACTGCACGCCGCGCGGCCGGAACTGGACACTGATCCGTGGTCCGGCGGCCCGCGCGCTCTTGGGAACCGCGTGCTCCCAGGTCCGCTGGCAGGAACCGCCCATCACGATCAGGTCCCCGTGCCCCAGCGGACGCCGCACCGTCTCACCACCGCGCACCGGCCGCAGCAGTAGGTCGCGCGGCGCGCCCACGGAGAGGATCGCGACCATGGTGTCCTCGCGCGCGCCGCGCCCGATCCGGTCCCCGTGCCAGGCGACGCTGTCCCGTCCGTCCCGGTAGTAGCAGAGCCCGGCCGTGGTGAACGGCTCCCCGAGCTCGGCCGCGTAGTGGGCGCCGAGCGCGTCCCGCGCCCGGGTCAGCACCGGATGCGGCAGCGTCTCCGCCTCGCCGTAGAAGGCCAGCAGCCGAGGTACGTCCACGACGTGGTCGTACATCTTCCGGCGCTCGGCCCGCCACGGGACCTCGGCCGCCAGCTGTTCGAACAGGGCGTCGGCCCCGTGGAGCCAGCCGGGCAGCTCGTCGATCCAGGCGCCGTGACCCAGCTGTGTGCGGCGTGTTCCGGCCAGTGCGCCGAGCCGGAGTTCGTCGGTCTGGTCGAAGAGGGAACCCTGGAGATGCGCGGTCATAGGGGCAGCGTACTCCTGTATTCGAATAGGTG contains these protein-coding regions:
- a CDS encoding alpha-ketoglutarate-dependent dioxygenase AlkB — its product is MTAHLQGSLFDQTDELRLGALAGTRRTQLGHGAWIDELPGWLHGADALFEQLAAEVPWRAERRKMYDHVVDVPRLLAFYGEAETLPHPVLTRARDALGAHYAAELGEPFTTAGLCYYRDGRDSVAWHGDRIGRGAREDTMVAILSVGAPRDLLLRPVRGGETVRRPLGHGDLIVMGGSCQRTWEHAVPKSARAAGPRISVQFRPRGVQ
- a CDS encoding universal stress protein, with protein sequence MTRPITAGVDGTSESHAALAWAAREAVRRGLALRVVHAWQLVPDQAFGAGTRETHDQWVRDGVDEAARSVAERHPELDLTVDVVEGNAAHALAGAAAQAEMLVLGSRGHGAVVGFLLGSVGQHVIAESERPVVLVRAEDRASDEAAGREVVVGQQGDPEESGPALRFAFEAAAARGAIVRVVRAWSLPPVFAYSPGSLKLLDEAGGMEPYEKNALAAALEPWRERFPEVAVTQHVEMGSAGEVLLSVASRAQLLVVGRRAHRSAVGARIGSVAHGVLHHAHCPVAVVPHE
- a CDS encoding MBL fold metallo-hydrolase gives rise to the protein MRADVQQVADGIYLVHGSNTNWVILTEGGAATLIDTGYPGDRQLVLDSLAQVGSSPEAVAAILVTHAHNDHIGSAEHLRSTYGTPVFTHEAEVPHARRDFLHQVSVGEVLKNGWRPGVLPWAVHAIRSGGTAQVPVAEPQPFPEALDLPGGPVPVHTPGHTDGHCAFHLPDAGVVVSGDALVSGHPTSRLKGPQLLPDMFHRERERAVASLDLLEKLAADVVLPGHGPVHRGSVREAARQARERAL
- a CDS encoding DUF4032 domain-containing protein, which encodes MALQISATNPEHPALLLELPWHLPLEEWPDRYLVPLPRGISRHVVRYARAGDEVIAVKELAERPALREYELLRDLDRLGIPAVDPLAVVTGRATEEGGHLEPVLITRHLGGSMPYRSMFETTMRPATMHRLMDALAVLLVRLHLAGFAWGDCSLSNTLFRRDAGAYAAYLVDAETGDLHPQLSDGQREYDLDLARVNISGELLDLEASGALHPSVDPIEFGMEICARYQRLWQELTRTSVYPAGKYHYIERRIRRLNELGFDVAEMQIEHSSNGDTVTFVPKVVDAGHHQRQLLRLTGLDTEENQARRLLGDLESWMATQDDYEPGDPLGASPEVLAHRWVREVFRPTVREVPRELRGNVDPAEIYHQLLEHRWFLSERAQHDIGLDTAVKDYIVNILPKARQALPLPTDEETAAPPV
- a CDS encoding VOC family protein, with translation MTLQWEQVIVDAADPAALGRWWAEALGWAVVDDSPEEYEIRPTPDQVPGLLFVRVPEAKSVKNRLHLDFRPDDHRAEVDRLLALGARHVDIGQGEQSWTTLQDPEGNEFCVLGARRS